Proteins encoded within one genomic window of Eleutherodactylus coqui strain aEleCoq1 chromosome 1, aEleCoq1.hap1, whole genome shotgun sequence:
- the UTS2B gene encoding urotensin-2B: MLHKATSVHLCLGALTFLFMVSMQSAEGKHYLLQENELYPEKDVNHQDTLLALLLNKHLPVRRPSHFDMELESKLEQLEQLEELKEQLLEQKSDDMSYAMGRLPPSHPNKRACFWKYCV; this comes from the exons ATGTTGCATAAAGCTACCTCTGTACATCTCTGCCTTGGGGCATTAACTTTCCTGTTCATGGTCTCCATGCAGTCAGCTGAAGGCAAACATTATCTATTGCAAG AAAATGAACTCTATCCAGAAAAAGATGTGAACCACCAAGATACGCTTCTGGCGCTTCTCCTAAATAAACACTTGCCTGTAAGAAGACCTTCACATTTCG ATATGGAGCTGGAGAGCAAGCTAGAACaactggagcag ctagaaGAATTAAAAGAACAGCTTTTGGAACAGAAGTCTGATGATATGTCATATGCTATGGGAAGACTCCCACCTTCACATCCAAACAAACGAG